From Cervus canadensis isolate Bull #8, Minnesota chromosome 28, ASM1932006v1, whole genome shotgun sequence, one genomic window encodes:
- the LOC122429686 gene encoding BOLA class I histocompatibility antigen, alpha chain BL3-7-like isoform X14: protein MRVMGPRILLLLLSGALVLTETRAGFHSMRYFSTAVSRPGLGEPRFLQVGYVDDTQFVRFDSDAPNPRMEPRARWVEQEGPEYWDLETRNAEGHAQTFRVNLKTALGYYNQSEAGSHTFQWMVGCDVGPDGRLLRGFWQFAYDGNDYIALNEDLRSWTAADTAAQITKRKWEAADNVERERNYLEGTCVEWLLRYLENGKDTLLRADPPKAHVTHHPISDREVTLRCWALGFYPEEISLTWQRNGEDQTQDMELVETRPSGDGTFQKWVALVVPSGEEQRYTCRVQHEGLQEPLTLRWEPPQTSFLTVGIIVGLVVLVVAVVAGAVIWKKKHSGEKGRIYTQAASSDSAQSSDVSLTVPKV, encoded by the exons ATGCGAGTCATGGGCCCGCGaatcctcctcctgctcctctcgGGGGCCCTGGTCCTGACCGAGACCAGGGCGG GCTTCCACTCCATGAGGTATTTCAGCACCGCCGTGTCCCGGCCCGGCCTCGGGGAGCCCCGATTCCTGCAGGTCGGCTACGTGGACGACACGCAGTTCGTGCGGTTCGACAGCGACGCCCCGAATCCGAGGATGGAGCCGCGGGCGCGGTGGGTGGAGCAGGAGGGGCCGGAGTATTGGGATCTGGAGACGCGAAACGCCGAGGGCCACGCACAGACTTTCCGAGTGAACCTGAAAACCGCACTCGGCTACTACAACCAGAGCGAGGCCG GGTCTCACACCTTCCAGTGGATGGTCGGCTGCGACGTGGGGCCGGACGGGCGCCTCCTCCGCGGGTTCTGGCAGTTCGCCTACGACGGCAATGATTACATCGCCCTGAACGAGGACCTGCGCTCCTGGACCGCGGCGGACACGGCGGCTCAGATCACCAAGCGCAAGTGGGAGGCGGCAGAtaatgtggagagagagaggaactaCCTGGAGGGCACGTGCGTGGAGTGGCTCCTCAGATACCTGGAGAACGGGAAGGACACGCTGCTGCGCGCAG ACCCTCCAAAGGCACATGTGACCCATCACCCCATCTCTGACCGTGAGGTCACCCTGaggtgctgggccctgggcttctACCCTGAGGAGATCTCACTGACCTGGCAGCGCAATGGGGAGGACCAGACCCAGGACATGGAGCTTGTGGAGACCAGGCCTTCAGGGGATGGAACCTTCCAGAAGTGGGTGGCCCTGGTGGTGCCTTCTGGAGAGGAGCAGAGATACACGTGCCGTGTGCAGCATGAGGGACTTCAGGAGCCCCTCACCCTGAGATGGG aaCCTCCTCAGACCTCCTTCCTCACCGTGGGCATCATTGTTGGCCTGGTTGTCCTCGTGGTGGCTGTGGTGGCTGGAGCTGTGATCTGGAAGAAGAAGCACTCAg GTGAAAAAGGACGGATCTACACCCAGGCTGCAA GCAGTGACAGTGCCCAGAGCTCTGATGTGTCTCTCACGGTTCCTAAAG TGTGA
- the LOC122429686 gene encoding BOLA class I histocompatibility antigen, alpha chain BL3-6-like isoform X22, with translation MRVMGPRILLLLLSGALVLTETRAGFHSMRYFSTAVSRPGLGEPRFLQVGYVDDTQFVRFDSDAPNPRMEPRARWVEQEGPEYWDLETRNAEGHAQTFRVNLKTALGYYNQSEAGSHTFQWMVGCDVGPDGRLLRGFWQFAYDGNDYIALNEDLRSWTAADTAAQITKRKWEAADNVERERNYLEGTCVEWLLRYLENGKDTLLRADPPKAHVTHHPISDREVTLRCWALGFYPEEISLTWQRNGEDQTQDMELVETRPSGDGTFQKWVALVVPSGEEQRYTCRVQHEGLQEPLTLRWEPPQTSFLTVGIIVGLVVLVVAVVAGAVIWKKKHSVGDQVSIT, from the exons ATGCGAGTCATGGGCCCGCGaatcctcctcctgctcctctcgGGGGCCCTGGTCCTGACCGAGACCAGGGCGG GCTTCCACTCCATGAGGTATTTCAGCACCGCCGTGTCCCGGCCCGGCCTCGGGGAGCCCCGATTCCTGCAGGTCGGCTACGTGGACGACACGCAGTTCGTGCGGTTCGACAGCGACGCCCCGAATCCGAGGATGGAGCCGCGGGCGCGGTGGGTGGAGCAGGAGGGGCCGGAGTATTGGGATCTGGAGACGCGAAACGCCGAGGGCCACGCACAGACTTTCCGAGTGAACCTGAAAACCGCACTCGGCTACTACAACCAGAGCGAGGCCG GGTCTCACACCTTCCAGTGGATGGTCGGCTGCGACGTGGGGCCGGACGGGCGCCTCCTCCGCGGGTTCTGGCAGTTCGCCTACGACGGCAATGATTACATCGCCCTGAACGAGGACCTGCGCTCCTGGACCGCGGCGGACACGGCGGCTCAGATCACCAAGCGCAAGTGGGAGGCGGCAGAtaatgtggagagagagaggaactaCCTGGAGGGCACGTGCGTGGAGTGGCTCCTCAGATACCTGGAGAACGGGAAGGACACGCTGCTGCGCGCAG ACCCTCCAAAGGCACATGTGACCCATCACCCCATCTCTGACCGTGAGGTCACCCTGaggtgctgggccctgggcttctACCCTGAGGAGATCTCACTGACCTGGCAGCGCAATGGGGAGGACCAGACCCAGGACATGGAGCTTGTGGAGACCAGGCCTTCAGGGGATGGAACCTTCCAGAAGTGGGTGGCCCTGGTGGTGCCTTCTGGAGAGGAGCAGAGATACACGTGCCGTGTGCAGCATGAGGGACTTCAGGAGCCCCTCACCCTGAGATGGG aaCCTCCTCAGACCTCCTTCCTCACCGTGGGCATCATTGTTGGCCTGGTTGTCCTCGTGGTGGCTGTGGTGGCTGGAGCTGTGATCTGGAAGAAGAAGCACTCAg TTGGGGACCAGGTTTCCATCACTTGA
- the LOC122429690 gene encoding LOW QUALITY PROTEIN: tripartite motif-containing protein 26-like (The sequence of the model RefSeq protein was modified relative to this genomic sequence to represent the inferred CDS: substituted 2 bases at 2 genomic stop codons): MSSILMLNKFTISVFPLYLLRRSFFLLRRSALQGFSVAIMAAASPLRKLEDEVLCSICLDYLKDPVTVDCGRVFCFHCIIKVCESAQQPLYCSLCKTAFMKENIRHVWQMASIVENIWRMKVDEERQPREDRLLEQRAEKLCGQHLEKLCYHCKDDRQILGVVCRASWEHRHHAAVLLAXAAQSYRGRILNHLKILKGDRDRIQNFQSTGEDEIQALLAKFQNHKQDIASVFEQGYQFLREREQYLLEWLEGMEQHLSEGRNSHVTKGSEEVIRLETLISELEKKARQPALELLQDPSDITRRYPRKKFWIEKPISPAVRKQIEEFSDKLLCLKKGLRGFHGKLMRELQYKTMRIILDSQTANGYLSVSPNGKSMMFTGLRMNKCQCGQRFDLESGVLGSKGFTWGKVYWEVKVDRIWWEAEEXEEAMRYRAGSRGVFGSRDLGGFIGITNGYHSPECREENEELEGEWSQEHGIWPKFCLLGMARESVVRRGFLNFTPEEGFWALQLSSAGVSICTSPEPFQILSYCPRQIGVALDHDGGKVTFTNARTQEIIYEFSSAFTGRIFPFLWLNCRKSRLTLRP; the protein is encoded by the exons ATGAGTTCCATTTTAATGTTGAATAAATTCacaatttctgtttttcctttgtatCTTCTTAGAAGGTCATTCTTCCTTTTGAGAAGGAGCGCTCTGCAGGGTTTCAGCGTTGCTATCATGGCCGCTGCCTCTCCTCTGAGGAAACTGGAGGACGAGGTGCTGTGTTCTATCTGTCTTGACTACTTGAAAGACCCCGTTACCGTCGACTGTGGTCGTGTCTtctgctttcactgcatcatTAAGGTCTGTGAATCTGCTCAGCAGCCATTATATTGTTCTCTCTGCAAGACAGCCTTTATGAAAGAGAATATCCGCCATGTGTGGCAGATGGCCAGCATAGTGGAGAACATCTGGAGGATGAAAGTAGATGAGGAGAGACAACCCAGAGAGGACAGACTGCTCGAGCAGCGAGCGGAGAAGCTGTGCGGGCAGCATCTGGAGAAGCTGTGTTACCACTGCAAGGACGACCGGCAGATCCTGGGTGTCGTGTGTCGGGCGTCCTGGGAGCACAGGCACCACGCTGCTGTTCTGCTGGCGTAAGCTGCCCAGTCTTATCGG GGTAGAATTCTAAACCATCTGAAGATTCTGAAGGGAGACCGGGACAGGATTCAGAATTTTCAATCTACAGGAGAAGATGAGATTCAGGCCCTGCTG GCAAAATTCCAGAACCACAAGCAAGACATAGCATCAGTGTTTGAGCAGGGCTATCAGTTCCTGAGAGAAAGGGAGCAGTACCTGTTGGAGTGGCTGGAGGGAATGGAGCAACACCTTTCTGAGGGAAGGAACAGCCATGTCACCAAGGGCTCTGAGGAGGTCATCCGGCTGGAGACCCTGATTTCTGAGCTAGAGAAGAAAGCTCGGCAGCCAGCACTTGAACTTTTGCAG gACCCAAGTGACATAACACGCAG ATACCCCCGGAAGAAGTTCTGGATTGAAAAGCCTATCAGTCCTGCAGTCAGAAAACAGATTGAAGAATTTTCAGATAAACTTCTTTGTTTAAAGAAAGGACTCAGAGGATTCCATG GAAAATTGATGAGGGAGCTGCAATATAAGACAA TGAGGATCATCCTGGATTCCCAGACAGCCAACGGCTACCTCTCAGTGTCTCCAAATGGGAAGAGTATGATGTTCACTGGCTTGCGGATGAACAAATGCCAATGTGGTCAGCGATTTGATCTGGAGTCCGGGGTGCTGGGCAGTAAGGGCTTCACATGGGGCAAAGTGTACTGGGAAGTGAAAGTAGACAGGATCTGGTGGGAAGCAGAGGAGTAAGAAGAAGCAATGAGATACAGGGCTGGAAGCAGAGGTGTGTTCGGCAGTAGAGATCTTGGTGGATTTATAGGCATCACTAATGGGTATCATTCTCCTGAATGCAGAGAGGAGAATGAGGAGTTGGAGGGGGAATGGtctcaggaacatggaatatggCCAAAATTCTGCCTGCTGGGGATGGCAAGAGAGTCAGTGGTGAGAAGGGGATTTCTCAACTTCACCCCCGAGGAGGGGTTCTGGGCTCTGCAGCTGTCCTCAGCTGGGGTGTCTatatgcaccagccctgagcccttCCAGATCCTGTCCTACTGCCCCCGGCAGATTGGAGTTGCTCTGGATCATGATGGTGGGAAGGTAACCTTTACCAATGCCAGAACTCAAGAGATCATCTATGAATTCTCATCTGCCTTCACTGGGAGAATTTTCCCTTTCCTGTGGCTTAACTGCAGGAAATCCAGACTTACGCTGAGACCCTGA
- the LOC122429686 gene encoding BOLA class I histocompatibility antigen, alpha chain BL3-7-like isoform X15, translated as MRVMGPRILLLLLSGALVLTETRAGFHSMRYFSTAVSRPGLGEPRFLQVGYVDDTQFVRFDSDAPNPRMEPRARWVEQEGPEYWDLETRNAEGHAQTFRVNLKTALGYYNQSEAGSHTFQWMVGCDVGPDGRLLRGFWQFAYDGNDYIALNEDLRSWTAADTAAQITKRKWEAADNVERERNYLEGTCVEWLLRYLENGKDTLLRADPPKAHVTHHPISDREVTLRCWALGFYPEEISLTWQRNGEDQTQDMELVETRPSGDGTFQKWVALVVPSGEEQRYTCRVQHEGLQEPLTLRWEPPQTSFLTVGIIVGLVVLVVAVVAGAVIWKKKHSGEKGRIYTQAASSDSAQSSDVSLTVPKV; from the exons ATGCGAGTCATGGGCCCGCGaatcctcctcctgctcctctcgGGGGCCCTGGTCCTGACCGAGACCAGGGCGG GCTTCCACTCCATGAGGTATTTCAGCACCGCCGTGTCCCGGCCCGGCCTCGGGGAGCCCCGATTCCTGCAGGTCGGCTACGTGGACGACACGCAGTTCGTGCGGTTCGACAGCGACGCCCCGAATCCGAGGATGGAGCCGCGGGCGCGGTGGGTGGAGCAGGAGGGGCCGGAGTATTGGGATCTGGAGACGCGAAACGCCGAGGGCCACGCACAGACTTTCCGAGTGAACCTGAAAACCGCACTCGGCTACTACAACCAGAGCGAGGCCG GGTCTCACACCTTCCAGTGGATGGTCGGCTGCGACGTGGGGCCGGACGGGCGCCTCCTCCGCGGGTTCTGGCAGTTCGCCTACGACGGCAATGATTACATCGCCCTGAACGAGGACCTGCGCTCCTGGACCGCGGCGGACACGGCGGCTCAGATCACCAAGCGCAAGTGGGAGGCGGCAGAtaatgtggagagagagaggaactaCCTGGAGGGCACGTGCGTGGAGTGGCTCCTCAGATACCTGGAGAACGGGAAGGACACGCTGCTGCGCGCAG ACCCTCCAAAGGCACATGTGACCCATCACCCCATCTCTGACCGTGAGGTCACCCTGaggtgctgggccctgggcttctACCCTGAGGAGATCTCACTGACCTGGCAGCGCAATGGGGAGGACCAGACCCAGGACATGGAGCTTGTGGAGACCAGGCCTTCAGGGGATGGAACCTTCCAGAAGTGGGTGGCCCTGGTGGTGCCTTCTGGAGAGGAGCAGAGATACACGTGCCGTGTGCAGCATGAGGGACTTCAGGAGCCCCTCACCCTGAGATGGG aaCCTCCTCAGACCTCCTTCCTCACCGTGGGCATCATTGTTGGCCTGGTTGTCCTCGTGGTGGCTGTGGTGGCTGGAGCTGTGATCTGGAAGAAGAAGCACTCAg GTGAAAAAGGACGGATCTACACCCAGGCTGCAA GCAGTGACAGTGCCCAGAGCTCTGATGTGTCTCTCACGGTTCCTAAAG
- the LOC122429686 gene encoding BOLA class I histocompatibility antigen, alpha chain BL3-6-like isoform X6, whose protein sequence is MRVMGPRILLLLLSGALVLTETRAGFHSMRYFSTAVSRPGLGEPRFLQVGYVDDTQFVRFDSDAPNPRMEPRARWVEQEGPEYWDLETRNAEGHAQTFRVNLKTALGYYNQSEAGSHTFQWMVGCDVGPDGRLLRGFWQFAYDGNDYIALNEDLRSWTAADTAAQITKRKWEAADNVERERNYLEGTCVEWLLRYLENGKDTLLRADPPKAHVTHHPISDREVTLRCWALGFYPEEISLTWQRNGEDQTQDMELVETRPSGDGTFQKWVALVVPSGEEQRYTCRVQHEGLQEPLTLRWEPPQTSFLTVGIIVGLVVLVVAVVAGAVIWKKKHSGEKGRIYTQAASSDSAQSSDVSLTVPKGETLESLDWKGDRGRGDTLGSWDL, encoded by the exons ATGCGAGTCATGGGCCCGCGaatcctcctcctgctcctctcgGGGGCCCTGGTCCTGACCGAGACCAGGGCGG GCTTCCACTCCATGAGGTATTTCAGCACCGCCGTGTCCCGGCCCGGCCTCGGGGAGCCCCGATTCCTGCAGGTCGGCTACGTGGACGACACGCAGTTCGTGCGGTTCGACAGCGACGCCCCGAATCCGAGGATGGAGCCGCGGGCGCGGTGGGTGGAGCAGGAGGGGCCGGAGTATTGGGATCTGGAGACGCGAAACGCCGAGGGCCACGCACAGACTTTCCGAGTGAACCTGAAAACCGCACTCGGCTACTACAACCAGAGCGAGGCCG GGTCTCACACCTTCCAGTGGATGGTCGGCTGCGACGTGGGGCCGGACGGGCGCCTCCTCCGCGGGTTCTGGCAGTTCGCCTACGACGGCAATGATTACATCGCCCTGAACGAGGACCTGCGCTCCTGGACCGCGGCGGACACGGCGGCTCAGATCACCAAGCGCAAGTGGGAGGCGGCAGAtaatgtggagagagagaggaactaCCTGGAGGGCACGTGCGTGGAGTGGCTCCTCAGATACCTGGAGAACGGGAAGGACACGCTGCTGCGCGCAG ACCCTCCAAAGGCACATGTGACCCATCACCCCATCTCTGACCGTGAGGTCACCCTGaggtgctgggccctgggcttctACCCTGAGGAGATCTCACTGACCTGGCAGCGCAATGGGGAGGACCAGACCCAGGACATGGAGCTTGTGGAGACCAGGCCTTCAGGGGATGGAACCTTCCAGAAGTGGGTGGCCCTGGTGGTGCCTTCTGGAGAGGAGCAGAGATACACGTGCCGTGTGCAGCATGAGGGACTTCAGGAGCCCCTCACCCTGAGATGGG aaCCTCCTCAGACCTCCTTCCTCACCGTGGGCATCATTGTTGGCCTGGTTGTCCTCGTGGTGGCTGTGGTGGCTGGAGCTGTGATCTGGAAGAAGAAGCACTCAg GTGAAAAAGGACGGATCTACACCCAGGCTGCAA GCAGTGACAGTGCCCAGAGCTCTGATGTGTCTCTCACGGTTCCTAAAGGTGAGACCTTGGAGAGTCTAGATTGGAAGGGGGATCGGGGCAGAGGGGACACATTGGGCAGCTGGGATCTTTGA